The following nucleotide sequence is from Corylus avellana chromosome ca7, CavTom2PMs-1.0.
ACCTTTAACATCCTTTTTTGTACAGGGAACAAACATCCACTTATAGAACAAGGCTATCCCAAACAGTCAATTATTGCAGTGAACTCTTCACCTTCTAGCTAGCAGTCTTTCTCATGATCATGAGGCATACCCACCTTGCATGTCTGTGCTAACCATCATCCCACCTATTAGGTACCATATTATTCCCAGCTACAGATTCTGGACAGACGCAGGCCCATCTGTCAGATCCATGTCTGCCAATTACACATCAATACCAACCTCAATAAATCTGCTTCTCACAAATCCCTGTCAAGAGATTCTGCGTTCTGCTCCAGCTTAGCCCTTGGTTTAGCTGAGAGCCCTTTTGCTAACATCTCTTCATCATACTTCCGGGCCATATCTACCATTCCTTTCTCCACCAAAGCATCAATTAAAGCATTGTAAGCAGACTCATCCGGACTACATCCAAGTTTCTCCATCTTCTTCCATACAATAAAAACTGGTCGAAGAAACCCCCATCTCCCAAATTTTCTCAGAAGCATCACACAAGTGTCCATACGCGGATGAACCCCACTTTCAATCATCCTATCAAACAGTCGAAGAATCTCCTTGGGCTTCTCAAGACACCTGAAAATGCAGTTGTATGTCATCACATCTGGTGCACAACCCCAGTCATGCATTCGATCGAGCAACTCATACGCATCTTTATATCTCCCACTTTCACAGAACAGCTTTATAATTGTATTATAAGTCACAACATTAGGCTTACAGTCCAAGTCCCTCATTTCCCTAAATACCCGAACTGAACAATCCACGCCCTCCAAAACACCAATAGCACGAATAACCGTATTGTACGCCACCACATCCAACTTTAtccccttcttcttcatctccttATACAATTTCACAGCCTTCCATGGCTTCCCACTTTTGCACATTATATCCATGTATATCGAATATGAATGCAAATCTTTACGAACACCTTTTTTATCCATGTCTTCCCAAAACTCCCTACACTTACTCCACCACCCCATCTTAAAAAACCCGCGAAGAATCATATTATGAATCTTCGTATTACTCACATTCACATTGAACTTCTTGTTCTTTCCAAAACACAGGTCTTGGGCCTCAAGCACATGCTTGTACTCGCATAACGCGTCAATAAGATTACAAAGCGACGTCTCATCCTTCAAATCAAACTCTTCTAAAGAATCATACATATCTAGAGCTTCTTTAACTAAATGCGCACATATATAGCGCTTAAACATTATGCGAAATGTGGCGTGGTTTGGCCTCCCTGATGGGTTTGTTTTCATTTGACGAATCAAGTCCCAAGAGCGCTCGAATTCGAAGAACTTACCAAGAATATCGAGCATACGATTGCAAGTATCGGTGTTGTGTTGGAAGTGCAACTGGGTTTCGACCCAGTTGAAGAACTCGAACGCCCGCTCCCAGTCGTTGCAGTAGGAGGAGAGGGTCTCGCAAACAGTAGCGGGGTCCGAGAGGGCTTTTGAGGGATTGGAGTGCGAATCTGAAATGGGTTTGGTGGAGAAAGATTGAGAGGATGAGAAGAGGAAGTGGATGCGAGAGAGAAGAGGGTAGGGGTTAAGGCGTCTGGAGACAATCGGAGGAAGCATTTTTTGTTTGCGAGTTTTTTTCTCAACGCCGAAGGTTTGCAAAACAGTGCAGTTTGGCTTTTTGTCAGCTAGCTCAGCTGCCCGGAGCGAGTAGTTTTACTTTTAAGCCGTCTACTagtgttttatttgtgttcCAGTAATGGTATGTttaggattgtgattttataaggataatttgtgttttttaaagatATTACAAAATGTTAGGTGTTTAGCATTGCgataaaaaactcttaatttaaaatagaaaaaaaatctgcgattttaataaGCATGTTAgggagtgcttatttgaaaaaagtgcaaatttaaacaaaaatcataaaaacatatatttaataaaaaaatattttttaacatattttaccaaatacttttacgattttaaaaagtagcgattttaaaaacgctatttttaaaaaacactatttttaaaatcgcatttattAAAACCGCAATTCTAAACGGACCCTAAGAATaatgtaattattaaaatcactattaggcttgtgattaatcattattaaattttgatcaaagggtgattttaataaccacatcattctcAGTAGAACACAAGtaagccacatcattcttagtatgacgcattattcttatttttttaagtttatatatttatatctcttctttttcttaagaattaagaaagacttaaagaaaaaataaaaaaaataataataattaaaatagaaatgtgtaaaaaatttgatgtttggtttattttaaaACGTggctttctaaaaaaaaaaaaaaaaaagtttttctcataaattcaacttttatttgaagagctcaCTTTAAATACTCTTAGATGAATATTCattagagcatctctagcaatagtacctattttaactattcaaagcacccttttttttaaaaaaaaaaatatatatatatatatatatatatatatatatatattttaactacTAATTTTCAAGACAAATTTCAACCGCTTATCTATTcaactttctattttctttaaatattatttttattgttggtCAAGGGAGAAGGAAACGGATCAGAAATTACttatctacaaaaaaaaaactcgctCTCTGAGCTCCTCTAGAAACTTTTGCTTCTCCTCCTTCCTTTGAACTTCAGCCTGCTTCCAACCTTTCCATCATGGATCCTCCACAAACAGAAATGGAATCTCTCATTGCCCAAACTGAAGCTCTATCCTGGGAGGACCCCTCCACCCAGTTAGAAACCCTCCCCCTCAAGCAAGTAACTGATGAATATCTTCCCCTTGTAGGGCATATCATTTCTCAGAAAACTCATAACAACCAATCTGTTAATGCTTCCCTCACCAAAGCCTGGTCTTTTGCCGTCCCTTTCTCCTTTGCTGTGCTCGGACCaaatctctttcttttcaaattttcaaaacaggAGCATATCACCAGGATTCTAGCTCAGACCACCTGGAATGTCAATGGTTCCATTCTAGCTCTTCAAAAGTGGTCTCCTACTGCTACAATAGGAGAACTAATCCTGAAAGAAGTTCCTTTTTGGATACAAGTGCATGGGCTGCCACTATGCAATATGACATCCAGAAATGCAGTAGCCATTGGGAAAGGATTGGGCCATCTCCTGAAAGTTGATGAGGTCAATGGCGCAACATCAACTTTTCGAAGCTACCTCAGGATTCTGGTAGAGATAGACTCTTCAAAGCCTCTGAATCCAGGCTTCTCTTTTGCAAGACCTGATGGTGGAGTTACTTGGGTGAGCTTAAAGTATGAAAGGCTTGACGTTTACTGCACTGAATGTGGCTTGATTGGGCACAAACAGCACACCTGCCTAACTCCTCAAGCTGATAGAACACCAGCCAGGTACAAATCCTCCCTCAAAGTCAATATGCTCTCCAATCTCCTTCCCACTCAATCCTATGAACATCGTACAGTAAATACAACCCTTCTGGGTTCTTCTCACGAGTTAAGCAATGGCCATGAGTCAACCCAGCTCCAAGCTCGTCAACCTGAACACTCCCTCAAGCCTATGTCTAACCTGACATCCCACTACCCCAAGCCCTCCTCAAACACGCCACAGTCAGCTCACCACCTATCACAAACAGCCTCTCCTACCAAACATGTCAGCAACCCCACCTCCACTACTACAGGAAACATGGACATACCCCTTCACATCCCATTAAATgctctctctatttctcaaaaacCCATTTCACCACCTGTCAACAACAAGTTGGATATCGACCAATATCCTGAATCCTCCTTAATGGACCTTACTCCTCCCAGGCCCATTATAGCCCACTTAGACTTCTCCGCCCAACACCTTCAGCCCAAGTCTACTCAAACCCTCTCTCCTGTCCCAACGAAATTAACAGACACTGATCATTTGGTCACTCCCGCCAAAAAAATCCTCACTTCAACCAGAAAAGCTTCCCATGCCCCTAAAATTCCCTCTCTCACTATCTCGGATAAAATCCAGCTCTCTAACACCAGCTCCCCCATTTCCTCCCCCAgctctccctcctcctctccaaagaataagaaaagaacaagatCAAATGTTCTGCTCACCCCCTCAAAAAAAGGTCCTGGATCTCTCACTGACCAAGAAACCCTCACACCCCAACCAAAAGACTATCCTATGCCCTTTGCTCCAGGTCTTTCTGGAAAGACCCCAGCTAGAGCAATGTTCAAAGCAGCTCgcaaaggaaaaaacaaaatggtcaTTGCAGGGGAGAATGCTGAAGTTGATGTAAACTTGAAGGGAGGCTGTGTCAAGCCTCCCCAGCACAAATGAAGATCCTTTCTTGGAACTGCAGGGGGCTCTCCAGGCCTGCTGCAGTTCGTAGTTTGAGGGTGCTGATCCGTGATCACTCCCCAGATGTTCTTTTTCTCTCAGAAACCAAAACTCCCCCTCCCCAAGTATCTGCTACTTTGAACAGACTTGGTTTTTTTCAAATGTCTCAAGTTGCTGCGTGTGGTGCTAGTGGTGGATTAGTTGTTACATGGAGGACTGGTGTGGACCTTGATTGCTTCATCACAAACAAGAACAACATCTCTGCATGGTGTTACTCTGATCCTCCACATACTCCTTGGATTCTCTCTTGTATCTATGGCCCCCTTTACAGAAATGACAAGCAGGCCTTCTGGGATTCTTTCACCTCTGTTGGTGAATTTTTTGAGGCCCCATGGCTGTGTATTGGAGACTTCAACTCCATTTTGAACCAGTCAGAAAAACTTGGTGGTAGACCTGTTGTTAATTCTGGTAACTCCTACTTCagaaatttcattaatcaatttggtttgattgatCTTGGGTTTGCTGGAAACCCCTACACCTGGTGTAATCACAGACATGGTCCTGATATCATCAAAGAAAGACTAGACAGAGGTCTAGCATCCCCAAATTGGACCCACTTACACCCTGAATACTCCCTCCTTCATATTCCAGCTTTCAACTCTGATCACAATCCCATATCCCTAAACACAAATAACCACTCCTTTTTCCTCCCTAGGCCTTTCAGATTTGAGGAGTTTTGGTCCAAAGACCCCTCTTGTGGGAAGGTGATAGAAACTGCTTGGAAAGCTCCTGTTTATGGTAATCCAGCCATCTATCTTCCCAAAAAGCTCAAACATACAAAAAATGCTCTGTTGAAATGGAATGCTTCTCACTTTGGTAACATCCAGAAAAACATAAAGGCCACTCTTCTTAAGCTTGACCAAATTCAGCAAACTCCTCCTTGCAATTTCTCTGTTGATAAGGAAATACAATTGAAGCTTGAGTTAGAGCATTCTCAAGCATGAAGAGACTCTGTGGCGTTCTAAATCTAGGGATTCCTGGCTGACTTGCAAAGATCTTAATACAAAATACTTCCACACCTCTACTATCATTAGAAGGAGGtcaaatgctgtcaactttctCAAAACAGATTCTGGTGATTGGGTGTCCTCAAGGGCAGATATTGGGAGTTCTTTCACCAATCACTTCACCTCTCTTTTTTCCACCTCTAACCCCAACATTGAAGTTGAAATGCTGGACCTCTTTTCAAAGGTCATCACTGAGGAGGACAACTCAATCATCTGCTCAATTCCCACTGAATTGGAAGTAATTCAAGCTCTGGCCAGTCTAGGATCCTCCAAAGCCCCGGGTCCTGATGGTTTCCCTGCCCTCTTCTACAAGAAATACTGGAGTTATGTTAAGGATGatgttatgaaatttatttggaACTTCTTCATGCATAATCACTTGCCTAGGGAGCAAAACCACACTTTCTTAGCCCTCATTCCAAAGGTTAGTGGGTCTCATACTGCTCATCAATTTAGACCTATAAGCCTTTGTAACATTGTCTACAAAATCATCTCAAAAATCTTGGCCAACAGATTAAAACCCCTGCTCCATACATTCATCTCCCCCAACCAGTCGGCCTTCATCCCCAAAAGAAATATCCAGGATAACACCATTATGGCCCATGAGCTTCTTCATACTTTCAGGAGCAAGAAAGGTAAAGGGgggtttttgtttctaaaaatGGACATGGAAAAGGCCTTTGATAGAATGGAATGgaattttcttcttgctatcATGGAGAAACTGGGTTTCTGTTCAAACTGGATCACCTGGATTAGAGCCTGCATCTCTTCTACTTCCTTCTCCATTCTCTTAAATGGCAGCCCCTTCGGTTTCTTCTCCCCTGAGAGAGGTTTGAGGCAAGGagatcctctctctcctttcCTCTTCATCATTGGCTCAGAGGTCTTCTCTAGCCTGATGTANNNNNNNNNNNNNNNNNNNNNNNNNNNNNNNNNNNNNNNNNNNNNNNNNNNNNNNNNNNNNNNNNNNNNNNNNNNNNNNNNNNNNNNNNNNNNNNNNNNNGGCAGAGTCAGAGTGATGGTAGTATTGGTAATAACTTAATTGTTAGGAAGTATTCTGAAAAACTTATTAGGGAGACTCTTTGTGAAATGatcattgttgatgaatttcccttttcaattgtggagaagatGGGTGTTAAGAAAATGTTTAAGGTTCTTGAGCCTCGTTTTGAGCTTCCTTCTCGCTATACagtgatgaaggattgtgttaagttgtttatgaccaaaaaagaaataatcaaaaagaAGTTGATGATGGTTGGTCAAAGGGTTTGTTTGACAACTGACACTTGGACTTCGATTCAGAATATGAATTACATGGTTGTAACGGGACATTTTATTGACTCTACTTGGAAATATCAGAAAAGAATATTGGCATTTCGCCAAGTGTCGGATCACAAGGCAATAACGATTACTAAGGAAATAGAGCAATGTTTGGTGGAATGGGGGATTACTCGTGTGTTGGCGATAACACTTGACAATGCAAGTGCTAATGATAAAGCAATGAGTGAGTTTAGTAAAAGAAATATGTccaatgatgatgttatttgtCGCCATGAGTTTGTTCATGGGAGGTGTTGTGCCCatgttctaaatttaattgtgaagGAGGGTATGAAGGGTGCACATGATTCAATTGAAAGGGTCCGAAATATGGTGAAATATGTGAAGGGATCCCCCCAAAGATTAGCCCTCTTTAAGTCTTGTGTAGAAAGGAAGAATCTTGGGTGTCGGTCTTCCTTGACTCTTGATGTttccactagatggaactctacttaTACCATGTTGGAGGCGGCACAAAAGTATGAAAGGGCATTTAATCTTATGTTAGATGAAGATTCTAATTTTGTACATTATTTGAATGATGATTGTGGAGGGAGGGATGTGTTGGGGGCTCCAAATGAAGATGATTGGAATAAGGTTCGACACATTGTTAAATTCTTGCGTGTATTTTATGACGAAACAATTCAGATGTCGGGTTCCTTGTATTCAACTTCTAACttgttttttggtattcttCAAAATGTTTATCATTGTTTGGATGAGTATTGTGAAAGTAGTGATTATTCATTGAGTACCATGGCAAtgcaaatgaaagagaaatatgataagtattggggaAATTTTTTGTCTATTAACCCCTTGTTGTTTGTTGCTTCGGTGCTTGATCCACGTTACAAGATAAATGTCTTGGAATTTTGGTTCCAAACGAATGTGGGTCTAGAAAAAGCAGAACAAATTGTTAAGAAATTAAAGAATGTCTTGAGCCGGTTATATGAGCAATATGCTAAGAATGAAAGTGGAAGTGGGGCTAGCTTGGCTAGGTTTGGAAATGAAGAGCGTAGTTGCACAAGTTCCGAAAGTGTGGGTACTAATAAGAAAGATGCTTTAGCTATTTACCATTCATTTCGGGCGTCCAAAAATGTGATGATGTGTCGGACAGAGATAGAGCAATATTATACGGAAGAGGTGGAGACTCCaagtgacaactttgatattttaatgtggTGGAGGGTAAATAAGGTAAAGTTTCCGGTTCTCGCCGAGATAGCACGAGATGTCCTGGCAATTCCACTTACTTCTGTTGCTTCTGAGTTGGCCTTTAGCACCGGAGGTCGCATCATAGATCCTTTTCGGAGTTCTTTGGCTCCGAAAACAGTGGAAGCTCTTATTTGTTGTCAAAATTGGTTGAGATCTTCTCCCAATTTTCAGTATGTTGAGTCACTCTTGCCTGacattgaagatgaagaaagctaCAAGCTTGAGTCgggtaatatttgttaatttcaaatttatttattattctaattatttgattaaattatttttactaatcctttaaaaatttcattgtggTAGAAATTTTGTCTAATTCCCTCACATTTGACACGAATTAAGGCTTAATGGATGAACTTTGCGGGGTAATGTTTTGtttaaagtatttggtaagttttttggatcttatttttttcttatgtgatatttatttcttactctttaatattaattactaatagtgattcactttatttatgttttgatttgttggattattgaaggaagcaaatttaaggaattgaagataaTCTATGTTTGAGGTGGCTCAAGGAAATTATTGTGTAACcgtgttgatgttgatgtttaTTCATACTGATCactatctttatgttttcttgcttttatatttgtgtaatggtgttgcctaCTTGCCCATGAggccatgacttattttccttttgctaagtgactttaattagttaatactttgtttattattcattaatgaattttattttaatttgagtttgggtaggtttgatgtttttttttaagtgatggcatttgatgagatttctttgcatTTGATGGTTTTTGTTGGCCCTGGATTATGGAACCTGATAGAGTTcctgttttgaaatttttcttgtaAGAATTTCTTTTGCTGGTGTATATATTGGCTTTCTTTTTCTGGTGAATTTCTATATCTCATGGGCCTTCACATAATCACATGATCAATTTGGCTCCTAACATGAATATTTCCAGAATCTGTGTACAATACCACATGGTAAAGTGGTAAACATCTTTCTTGGCTCTTCAATCACCAAATTTCATTCAAAACCGGGAGACTTCAGGCTTCAACACATTTAATTTCATTCTACAAAAACCATAAATTATAACAAACTAATCCCACATTAAACTGACGAGATCCAAAAAAACCAGACCTGTGGGGAGGAAGGAattaatcggttaaccggtttaaccggaccgtttaaccgtgtaccgttttaaccgaaattatcggttaaaattcttattggtttgatatcggttaataaaccgtttaaccgaaaattatcggttaataaccgataaggtccttaaccggaccgttttgaccgatacctgAGGCCTAAATGCAGCAATTCATCATTTGTTGTTTGCTGATGACCTGCTCATTTTTGGAAGAGCCAACCTAGCTGAAGCCACTAGCATAAAATCTTGCCTTGAGAAGTATTGTAGATGGTCTGGCCAGAAAATTAACTCCTTCAAGTCATCCATCCGTTTTAGCAAAAACACTAATCCTTCTTTAATCTCCTCCATCTCAGCCATTTTACCATACATTTCCAACCCAACAAAGTCACTTTACCTTGGCCTGCCTATTCTGATGGGAAACTCGAAAAGAGATGCTTTCAACTTTATCCTTGACAAGGTTTTAAGTAAGATGGAGGGCTGGAGAGCAAAAACACTATCCCAAGCAGGCAGACTGGTTCTTATCAAATCAGTTGCTGCTACCATTCCCTCCTATGCAATGAGTACATTTTTGCTCCCCTCTTCTTTCTGCTCTCAGCTGGATAGGAGTTTCAAAAACTTTTGGTGGGGTTTCCCTCCTGCAAAGTCCAGAAACCTCACTTTAAAAGCTTGGGACACTTTATGCATTCCAAAAGACTTGGGAGGTTTGGGAATCCGGAAGATGAGAGAGGTTAATCTTGCCCTGGTTTCAAAGCTAGGATGGAACCTCTTATGCAAGGCAGACTCGATGTGGGTGGCCCAACTCAGAGGTAAGTATCTTTACTCAAACTCTATTCTCACCCCCTCTcccctttcttcttcctcttggcTGTGGAAAGGCATCACAAATTCCATTTCTGTCATTTCAAAAGGTGCCTGTCTCAAAATTCACAGACAATCCTCTCTCCCCATCTGGAGCTCCCCGTGGATTCCCACTCTAAATTCCTATATCCCCATTCCCTCTCCTCATCTGATCCAGCCCCTCCCAAACCTTTTGATCACTGACCTCTTCTACCACACCTTAAATTCCCCTGAAACCTACTGGAACATCCCCTTGATAAACTATCTTTTTGATTCCTCTAGTGCTAGGGAGATACAGAAAATCAGGATATCAAACTCTCCTTCTGAAGAGTACATTTGGACTC
It contains:
- the LOC132187413 gene encoding pentatricopeptide repeat-containing protein At1g80550, mitochondrial translates to MLPPIVSRRLNPYPLLSRIHFLFSSSQSFSTKPISDSHSNPSKALSDPATVCETLSSYCNDWERAFEFFNWVETQLHFQHNTDTCNRMLDILGKFFEFERSWDLIRQMKTNPSGRPNHATFRIMFKRYICAHLVKEALDMYDSLEEFDLKDETSLCNLIDALCEYKHVLEAQDLCFGKNKKFNVNVSNTKIHNMILRGFFKMGWWSKCREFWEDMDKKGVRKDLHSYSIYMDIMCKSGKPWKAVKLYKEMKKKGIKLDVVAYNTVIRAIGVLEGVDCSVRVFREMRDLDCKPNVVTYNTIIKLFCESGRYKDAYELLDRMHDWGCAPDVMTYNCIFRCLEKPKEILRLFDRMIESGVHPRMDTCVMLLRKFGRWGFLRPVFIVWKKMEKLGCSPDESAYNALIDALVEKGMVDMARKYDEEMLAKGLSAKPRAKLEQNAESLDRDL